Proteins encoded within one genomic window of Candidatus Poribacteria bacterium:
- a CDS encoding sigma-54 dependent transcriptional regulator has product MLHRTKGDTSQQHVDGPHSITKPRIPQFAPSRRLPENTLRGNYESIIGRSPQMLKVLKQVDKIADTIAKVLICGETGTGKELIARALHQNSERARNKMISLNCAAIPDMLLESELFGHEKGAFTDAKTQHIGRFQRAHNGTLFLDEIGDMPLALQAKLLRVIETNEIERLGGTKPIPVNVRVVAATHCHLAKAVENGTFRKDLYYRLKAVSVALPSLRERREDIRVLAEYFVKQHCKTYNRPVRKMAPETLDRLQTYPWPGNVRELENALISAVLLSDEEVILPRHLPEEILAFGQPPANVPQEALASESRQATHIPLGTSLKVVEEAFIRDTLAWQNGNRTKTARILGISVRTLHNRLKD; this is encoded by the coding sequence ATGCTTCATAGAACCAAAGGAGATACATCGCAACAGCACGTAGACGGACCGCACTCAATTACAAAACCCAGAATCCCGCAATTTGCCCCTTCTCGTCGACTCCCAGAAAATACATTACGCGGCAATTACGAGAGCATTATTGGAAGAAGTCCACAGATGCTCAAAGTTCTCAAACAGGTTGATAAAATCGCAGATACAATAGCGAAAGTACTGATTTGTGGTGAAACAGGGACGGGTAAAGAGTTGATAGCACGTGCTTTACATCAGAACAGCGAGCGGGCGCGAAATAAGATGATTTCTCTCAACTGCGCAGCGATTCCCGATATGCTGCTTGAGAGTGAATTGTTTGGACATGAAAAAGGCGCGTTTACCGACGCGAAAACACAACATATCGGCAGATTTCAAAGGGCGCACAACGGCACACTTTTCCTTGATGAAATTGGGGATATGCCGCTTGCTTTGCAAGCAAAGTTGTTACGAGTTATTGAAACAAACGAGATTGAACGTCTCGGCGGAACGAAGCCTATTCCAGTGAATGTTCGCGTTGTTGCAGCGACGCACTGTCACCTTGCAAAAGCGGTTGAAAATGGCACTTTCCGCAAAGATCTTTACTATCGCCTGAAGGCTGTTTCTGTTGCTTTACCCTCCTTACGCGAACGGCGAGAAGACATTCGCGTGTTAGCGGAATACTTTGTCAAACAACATTGCAAGACTTACAACCGGCCGGTGCGTAAAATGGCACCAGAGACACTCGACCGTCTGCAAACCTATCCCTGGCCAGGAAATGTCAGAGAATTGGAAAACGCATTAATCAGTGCAGTGCTCCTGAGCGACGAAGAGGTTATCCTACCCAGACATCTGCCTGAAGAAATTTTGGCGTTTGGACAGCCACCCGCGAACGTTCCACAAGAAGCACTTGCATCTGAAAGCCGACAAGCCACCCATATTCCCCTCGGTACAAGCCTCAAGGTTGTTGAAGAAGCCTTCATCCGCGACACTTTGGCGTGGCAGAACGGAAATCGGACGAAAACGGCGAGGATATTAGGGATTAGCGTACGGACATTGCACAATAGATTGAAAGATTAG
- a CDS encoding CYTH domain-containing protein, with protein MTSGFQDSIEREMTLVVSSETPRGIIDQISLLRSIGRYRLVPRNSETIHDFYFDTPDQLLENQLLALRVRTVDTNFFLTLKDRAQSSDWGGVERFEVELPWSHDALVRCVEELMDRGINIRYQSSNFDLASPQIVMQNLNLIVVQNRTIDRKVRHIILHEGDGLVFAELTIDSVTYHFRNLEVHHHEMEIEAKVKHRSIELRTLVEHLIRMYKPALRKWIHSKVAIGKVVERLLDEGNLKNLLDFNNDLLPIAYDKIVDCLEPNRVND; from the coding sequence ATGACATCAGGCTTTCAGGACTCAATAGAGCGTGAGATGACCTTAGTTGTTAGTTCAGAGACGCCGCGGGGAATTATAGATCAGATCAGTCTTTTGCGTTCAATCGGAAGGTATAGGTTGGTACCTCGGAATTCTGAAACTATTCATGATTTTTACTTTGATACCCCCGATCAGCTGTTAGAGAATCAATTGCTTGCTCTGAGGGTTAGAACGGTTGATACAAACTTCTTTCTCACGCTAAAAGATCGCGCACAATCATCGGATTGGGGAGGCGTAGAACGATTTGAAGTTGAATTGCCCTGGTCTCACGATGCCTTAGTTAGGTGTGTTGAAGAGCTTATGGACAGGGGCATAAACATACGGTACCAGAGTTCCAATTTCGATCTTGCTTCCCCTCAAATTGTGATGCAGAATCTAAACTTAATAGTAGTTCAGAACCGTACAATTGACAGAAAAGTTAGACATATTATTTTACATGAAGGAGACGGTCTTGTATTTGCTGAACTAACGATTGACTCTGTTACCTACCATTTCCGGAATTTAGAAGTTCACCATCATGAAATGGAAATCGAAGCGAAAGTAAAGCATAGATCCATAGAACTCAGAACTTTGGTTGAACATTTAATCAGAATGTATAAACCTGCGCTGCGAAAATGGATTCACAGTAAAGTGGCTATTGGTAAGGTTGTTGAAAGATTACTAGATGAAGGGAACCTAAAAAATTTATTAGACTTCAACAACGATCTCTTGCCTATTGCTTATGACAAGATAGTGGACTGTCTTGAGCCAAACAGAGTAAATGATTGA